TCCAGCGTGTCGAGCGTGGCGCGCACCACGTCGGCGGGGTCCGACTTCGGCGCGGTGACGTTCTGGGCCATGTCGGTGTCGATGTAGCCCACGTGCAGGCTCACCACCTGCGTCTTCTGGCCGCGCAGCTCGTGGCGCAGGCCATTGGTCATCGCCCAGGCGGCGGCCTTCGAGGCGCTGTAGGTCGTCGAGCCCGGGAAGGAGAGCCAGCTGAGGACCGACAGCACGTTGACGATGGCCCCGCCGCCATGGCTCGCCAGGATGGGCGCGAAGGCCTGGCTCGTCGCGAGCGGCCCCAGGTAGTTGGTCTCCAGCTCGGAGCGGGCGCCGGCCAGGGCGTCCTCTCCCAGCAGCCCCGAGGGCTTCAGGATGCCCGCGTTGTTGATGAGCAGCGTCACGTCCCGGGCCTCCCGCGCGAGGGCCGCGAGCTGCTCGGGCTTCGTGACGTCCAGCCGCACCGGCACGACGCCGGGAATCGAGATGGATGAGGGCTCGCGCGCCGCGGCGTAGACCTTGCGCGCGCCGCGCTCGAGCAGGGCCCTGGCGAAGGCGAGCCCGAGGCCACGGTTGGCGCCAGTCACCAGCGCGACGGCATTCTGGATCTTCATGATTCAGCTCCTGGGTCTTCGTGAAGCGTGGGAACGTCTCTACGGAATATGATGTCCGTCATATTTTTGGACGCGCGAGCGGGCTCGGCGTTGCTCGGGGTTTTCGACGGTCAGCCGGAGCGGGTGCGCACGAAGCGCTTCGCGGCCTTCCGGATGGACTGCGCGAGCGCGGGGTCATCGACGACGCGCGAAATCAGCAGGGCACCCACCATGGCGCTCAGCATGCCCATGGCCTCCTCGCGGCGGCGGGTGTCGTCCTTGGGGAGCTGGCCCTCGAGCAGCTCGAGGAACCGCTGGACCTGCTGCGTGGCGAGGCCGCGCACCTCGGGGGACTGGCGCGGCGTCTCGGAGCCGAGCGCGGCGAGCAGGCAGCCCTGCTCGGGCGAGGCGGCATGCGCGTCCGACAGGTACGCGTCGACCAGCGCCTTGAGCCCCTGACCGCTCGGGCTCCGGGAGGCCGCCTCCTCGAGCGACTTCATCGAATCCGACGCCGCGCTGTCGAGCGCCTCGACCACCAGCGCCTCGCGCGACGGGAAGTGGGCGTAGAAGCCTCCGTGCGTCAGGCCCGCGTCCTTCATGATGTCCGCCACGCTCACGCCCTCGTAGCCGTCCCGTCGAATCGCCCGCGCGGCACTCCGCACGATTCGCTCATGGGTGCGCTCCTTCTTGGATGGGCCCGGCATGGTCGCTCCTTCATCCCAGAAATATGATGACCATCATCTAAAGAGGCCGCCCTCCAGTGTCAAGCAGGCCAGGGCCGCGCACAGCCCTGCTTTCCACGGAAGTATCACCGCCCGTGAACACCCGGTAATGTGCCGGACCTCGACACGAACGTGAGGTCTGCATGGGCCGCGGCATTCCTGGCAGTCAGTCCCTGAAGTGGGTGGCGGTGCTGGCGTGGGTGGCGGCGTGTGGTGGGGCTCCGGGCCTGGTGGAGAGCACCGAGCTGACCGGCGTGGACGAGGAGCTGGGCGCGAGCGCCAGCGCCCTCACCACCTGCGTCACGGCGGGCTCCGGCCTCCAGACCACCGCGAACCTCAACCTGCGCAGCGGGCCGTCGACGAGCTACGGAATCCTGCTGACCATTCCAGCCAACAGCGTCGCCACGGAGGCCGGTGGCGGGTGCCCGACGAGCGGCTGGTACAAGCTGTCCTTCAGCGGGGTCACCGGCTGGGCCTCGGGCGCGTATCTCGTCCAGGTGACGGGCTCCTCGTCGGCGCGCGATGCGGCCATCACCCGCGCCGCGAGCGGGATGGGCTTCTCCTACTGGTGGGGCCACGGCGCCTGGAAGGCCGGCGCGTCGGCGGGCACCTGCACGGGCAACTGCCCGAGCTGCTCGCATACTGGTTCGTATGGCGCGGACTGCTCCGGCTTCCTCGCGAAGGTGTGGGTGGTGCCTGGCACCAACACGGACGTGTCGGTCGACTCGCACCCCTATGGCACCGTCCACTTCAACGTGGACAGCAGCCAGTGGACGACCATCAGCCGGGATGCGCTGCTGAAGGCGGACGCGCTCGTGTACAACCTCAACGGCGCCGGCCACACCTTCGTCTACGAGTCGGGCGACGGCTGGGGAAGCATGTGGGCCTACGAGTGCAAGGGCTGCGCGTACGGCTGCGTGCACAACCTGCGCACCGCCTCCACCGACTTCCACGCCATCCGTCACTTCTGAGCCGTCACCTGGGAAGGACGTCATGACGTCGCGCAGGCGCGGTGCCCTCGTCGCGGGACTCGTCGCGCTGGCGCTCGGCCTCGCCTGGGTGGTGACTCGCACGGAGGGCGGAGACCCCACGGGCGCGCCGCCGCCCTCCGAGGCGCTGGCCTCGGGGGCGTCAGGGACTGGGGACGGCGGTGTCGCCGCCCCGAGGCGTAGCGCCCCCTCCGCCGCAGGGGCCGGGCAGTCAGGCCTGGCGGCTCGCGGCGAGGTGCTGGTGGACGTCACCTGGGGGAGCGGACCGTCCCAGCTCGGGCGGGAGCGGCCCCAGGAGGGCAACCCCGAGGCGCCCATGTCCCTGGCCCTCACGCCGCTGGGGGACATCGTCGTGTTGGATCAGGTCAACGGCCGACTCGTCACGTTCAGCCCGGATGGCGAGGCGCTCGGGACGATGCCGCTCACGCAGCAGACTCCGCAGGACGTCACCGTCGCGAAGGACGGCACGCTGCTGGTGCTCGACCGGCTGAGGGACAAGACGGTGGCCCTCCTCGACCCCGAGACGGGCGCGCTCCGGGGGGAGCTGCCCCTGGAGGGCGCGGGCATCCCCGAGACGGGCGGCATCACCGGCACCTTCGTGGACGGGGACTCCGTGTACGTCGAGCGGGAGCATGGCGCGCTGGTCCGCATCGGCGACCTCTCCGGCAGGGCGGACCCCGCGCGGCCGGAGCTTCCCGGGCGGCCGGGCCGC
This genomic window from Pyxidicoccus xibeiensis contains:
- a CDS encoding SDR family oxidoreductase, which gives rise to MKIQNAVALVTGANRGLGLAFARALLERGARKVYAAAREPSSISIPGVVPVRLDVTKPEQLAALAREARDVTLLINNAGILKPSGLLGEDALAGARSELETNYLGPLATSQAFAPILASHGGGAIVNVLSVLSWLSFPGSTTYSASKAAAWAMTNGLRHELRGQKTQVVSLHVGYIDTDMAQNVTAPKSDPADVVRATLDTLEADGEEVLADQVSRHVKQGLSSGVYLGNPAA
- a CDS encoding TetR/AcrR family transcriptional regulator, with product MPGPSKKERTHERIVRSAARAIRRDGYEGVSVADIMKDAGLTHGGFYAHFPSREALVVEALDSAASDSMKSLEEAASRSPSGQGLKALVDAYLSDAHAASPEQGCLLAALGSETPRQSPEVRGLATQQVQRFLELLEGQLPKDDTRRREEAMGMLSAMVGALLISRVVDDPALAQSIRKAAKRFVRTRSG
- a CDS encoding SH3 domain-containing protein, translated to MGRGIPGSQSLKWVAVLAWVAACGGAPGLVESTELTGVDEELGASASALTTCVTAGSGLQTTANLNLRSGPSTSYGILLTIPANSVATEAGGGCPTSGWYKLSFSGVTGWASGAYLVQVTGSSSARDAAITRAASGMGFSYWWGHGAWKAGASAGTCTGNCPSCSHTGSYGADCSGFLAKVWVVPGTNTDVSVDSHPYGTVHFNVDSSQWTTISRDALLKADALVYNLNGAGHTFVYESGDGWGSMWAYECKGCAYGCVHNLRTASTDFHAIRHF
- a CDS encoding NHL repeat-containing protein, with product MTSRRRGALVAGLVALALGLAWVVTRTEGGDPTGAPPPSEALASGASGTGDGGVAAPRRSAPSAAGAGQSGLAARGEVLVDVTWGSGPSQLGRERPQEGNPEAPMSLALTPLGDIVVLDQVNGRLVTFSPDGEALGTMPLTQQTPQDVTVAKDGTLLVLDRLRDKTVALLDPETGALRGELPLEGAGIPETGGITGTFVDGDSVYVEREHGALVRIGDLSGRADPARPELPGRPGRDGRSYLLARIIEAPAGRLFVNAIDRQTGVRRYTREYRLGFPLLYILLLDTDRAGVIYLGVAGTLPKSPGAAPSEHGVMLLCLDALEGKVLGQTQLPLSTMPEETFRDFAVLDEGGVIYQYRTEAGVSLRRADCR